The stretch of DNA CCCTCTCTATCAACTGTGGAATCCACCGTATCATCAGAAGATACAATCATAGAGCCTGGTAAGATCCTGACATCAGAGAAACTTGCAGAAAACTCAGAAGCTTGATCAGAAGGTTCTACAGATGGTGTATTCATGTCACTATGTGCACTTACGATActatcttcatcttcttcttcttcatcatctAACATTATTTCATCTGGATTAATAGAAGACAGAGCAGATGTGTCTGTATTATATTCACTCCGGTCTTCTCCAGAGTCATTACTCTCCACATCATCCTGTTCTTCATATTCACCACACACATGATGTTCTTCCTTGGACTTCTGAAGCCTAACATTGATGTCTGTGATGCCAAGTTGGGCACAAAATTCAGTAGTCTGAGGATTGATCCTATGAATCAGCTGTATTTGTGTCTGTGGCTTGCTAGGATCATAACAAGCAGCTGTTACCCTAAAGTTACATGGAACCTTGAGGTCATGATTCCATTTTTCCAACATTTCTTTCATACCTTCTTCTGTTGCACTATAATCCCACctataaaagtacaaaacaatagctttttacattttattagctCTAAACAATAAATGATGAAATCTAATTATAGACTTCAGGTGCAAGGATAAAAAACAAGCCATCTatcaaaattccatttttaaagttaCAGTTAATTTAGCAAAGGaccatttagaaataaaaataattcttagaaaAAGCCATCTTTAATTCACACTCCAAAACAATTTTAATGTGTGGACTGTATCTTCACCATATTATAGTTTTATGTATACTTATTCACTTATAAATTTATTTGAGGTAATGCTCAATGTccattttcctgtctcttttAGATAGAAAACCTGCAAACTGAATTGTTCTGATACTCATTCAACAATAATTCCCTTGATTAAAAACAACGGTGGAGGCCAGatacagcggctcatgcctgtaatcccagtactttgggaggctgagggaggtggattgcttgagctcaggagttcaagaccaacctgggcaacatgggaaagccccatctctaccaaaaatatcaaaaaattagctgggcatggtggcgtgtgcctgtggtcccagctgctctgggggcaggggtgagaggatccctttagtccaggaggcggaggatgcggtgagctaagatccaagatcacaccaccgtactccagttTGGATAACAGAGCtagaccccgtttcaaaaaaaaaaaccaaacaaaggtGGGAGACACAAAAATTATGCATGCAATGGAAAAAGCAGGTCCTAAATAAAGTCTGACTTACCTTGCATGCAGGCCATTATTTTCAGGCATATTCCATAGGTGACCAGTCACATTAATAAGATCATCTGTAGCCCTGAGAATAGTGAGCCATTCAATATCATATTCCAAGTAATCAGGAGCACTGGGGTCATGTTCTATCTCTAATATCTACAGGATGAAATCaacattaagaaatatatatgtatttttaacagtCTAAGaactttaatataatttaataaaataaaaagaaatttaatttaaatttaatttcaattaattttaaataaatccatttaattttaaaacatgaataacTAAAATACTCCCACAGAATATGTAAATTACAAAGAGcacaaaaaaattctgaaaggaaaattaatatttttttaagtctctggAAGAGTACAACTATATTATAAAGCCACTTCATTCTTCTTACCTGAAGAAAATCTCTATGTGGTAAGCATTTGTCCAAGGCTAAAAATTTGGTTGCTCTGGCTGTCTGTCCTTTATCCTTTGCCTGGACAATATGAATCATGATTTaagaaagaatgttaaaacaATCACAGTAATTCTTCATACACAGAATAGGATGAAAATAATCTTTATTACACATACCCCTAAGTTGTGTGTCAAAGGAATGACTGTTACTTTTCCAAAATAAGTTAATTCTATACCCACTTGTGCGATAAGAGAAGGCATTTAACTTCTCAGAGCTTCAATTTTCCTACAAAATTCAAAGCAAAAACTAATGATGATGATATCAACTCAAAGCATTGAATATACATAAATCAAAGCTTAAAggattaaagataaataaaaggattaaagataaacaaaagagCTTAAAAGTAAACTGGCAGAACTAAAACTGTAGATTTTTAGAAGAAcccataggagaaaatctttgtaactgtgggttaggcaaagatttcttagctaTACCACCAAAAATAGATGTGATATATCCATAGAATGAACTATTACTCAGCACTAAAAAGGAATGCaatattgatacatgctacaatatgagTGAATCTCAAAATCAagcaaatgaaagaaatcagTTGCCAAAgactatatattttatgattccatttaaatgaatGTTCAggaaaggcaaatctatagaaacacAAAGCAAGTTAGTGCTTGCCTGGGGCTGAGGGTAGGAACAAGGATTACCTGCAAGCAGGCTCAAAGAATCTTCGGGGGTGATGGACAAGTTCTAAAACTAGATTATGTGATATTAGCACAACTCTGGAAActtactaaaaatcactgaattgttcCTTTAAAAcatggtttctctctctctctctctttctttctttctgagacagagtcttactctgttgcctagattggagtgcagtggcatgatcttggctcactgcaaactctgcctcccgggctcaaatgattctcatgtctcagcctcccgaatagctgggattacaagtgtgtgccaacatgcccagctaatttttgtatttttagtggagacgtagtttcgacatgttggccagactggcctcgaactcctggcctcaagtgatccacctacctgccttggcctcccaaagtgctgggattacaggcatgagccaccacgccaaaaCGTGtttattttatggtatgtaaattacactccaataaagtttttttttcaaaggtGAATTGGCAGAAACACAGGGGGAATCACAAACATATAGGTCATTTTAGAAAAGGTTAAAAAACCTTTCCCCAGGATCTCTAGTTAAAACCTGAACTCCAGAGCATGGCCTCTAGAAGGCAGTCATGATCTTGTTCCAGTTTCGTCATGGAGGAAAAAACACAAGGAAGCAAGCTATGTATCTCCTGCTGAGGACCAAGCATCAGTTCAGTTCTGGTGAGGTACAAGTTGAGTATGCCTTATCTAAAacgcttgggaccagaagtgttttaaatttcatattttttcagattttggaatatttgcagaaTACATACTGGTTGAATATccttaatccaaaaatctgaaaattgTGTATCATGTCAAAAATTTCAGATTctagagcatttcagatttcagattagAGATGCTCAATCTATACTAAGAAAAATGGAAGGCATGGAAATTATAGGCAGATATTGGCAGCAAAGCAGTTCCAAGGAAAAGTGCTCTTTGATGCTGGTAAAGGGGCTAAAATAGAAAGTGGCAGTCAGAGGAGATTGAGAAGCCAATTACAAAGAGGTCAAACATATCATTAATGcagaaatacaatgaaaagagtaacctctccatctcccagtgaAACTGGGAAGTGAGAAGAATAAATCCACAAGAAAAAGGGCCTATAggaatattttcagacaaaaccTTCCAAACTGTGTTTGaggaacatttttaaagtgtacCTCTAACACAGAAAAGTGTTTGGTTAAGTTTGGGAAGCATCACATTCTACTCGAAAGGCAATGCCCATTAGTGCAATAAAGACTCTCAGAAATTCTCTAAATGTCTCCAAGAAGAAATCTATAACTCTGTTAACCCAGAATTTTCTAAACAGTTTTCCTATGGAATACTTTATGGGAAAGTCAGAGTTCAGCCAGAATCAGAGGTGAAAGGAAGAAATGCATACTTCCATAGAATTTtaattataactatatatttattttctaccttCCATCAAGTACATCATCCATGCAGTTAAGCAAAGAAAACGGAGGATCATCCTGGACTCTCTTCTCCCCCAGTCACCAAATCACAATGATTCTCCTTCTAAAATCTCTCTAGAATCTACTTCATTCTCCATATTCTCTCTTTGCCTTAGGTTAAAAccttttcttttgcttaaatAGCCTGCTCTGCCTCCCATTTCACAGTACCCCAATCCATACACAACAATGCTGTCAAActaatctttctaaaatgaaaatctgatttCATCACTCCCCAAATTTCCCCATGATCTCTGGTTAAAACCTGAacttcggccgggcacggtggctcaagcctgtaatcccagcactttcggaggccgagacgggcggatcacaaggtcaggagatcgagaccatcctggctaacacggtgaaaccccatctctactaaaaaatacaaaaaactagctgggcgaggtggcgggcgcctgtagttccagctactcgggaggctgaagcaggagaatggcctaaacccgggaggcggagcttgcagtgagctgagatccggccactgcactccagcctgggcgacagagtgagactccgtctcaaaaaaaaaaaaaaaaaaaaaccttaacttCAGAGCACGGCCCCTAGAAGGCAGTTATGATCTTGTTCCAGCTTCATCAGTCCCTATGCCTTAGTCCCACAGGAACTACCTACAAGTGCCCAAACACCCCATGCTCTCAGACCTTTAGCCTCTGCACATGTCAGTCCCTCTAAATAAAATACCCTTACAGTCTGTTTGTTCCTGGTGCTTCAAGACTCAGTTCAGCTATTGCCTTTTGAAAACCTTCTCTATCGTCATCTGCAACGTTCCCATCCCACCAGTCTGGCTTAGGTGCTCCCACTGCCTAAGTTTTCTGTCAAACTTATTGTACTATTTTGTAATTGCTTGTCTTTTCCCAGAATCATATATTGAGCTACTCATAAGAGGCAAGttatcttttacttctttctctaaCTTTACAACTGTGTCTGGTCCATAGATGTTCGATAAGTGTgtgttaaatgaaagaataaatattttgttttctacctgATGCTGCATCAAGGCGGCAAACTTCACATGAAGGTGGGCAGAAAACCAATAAGTAGGTTTTAGATGCTCTAAAAGCTCTGAGGCAGCTGGACTTCCTAATGTGTTATTTTCCACTTCTTGTCGGAAAAAAGATTTAGTCTTAAGAAGTTGCTTCTTATTTCCATAATGATATATACTTCTTGGCCAATCATGAGACAAGAATATATCTATAGGCTGCTTCagctttcaaaagagaaaaagaaaaaagaaagaaaactcttaaaatagattaataaaaaaCAATCCCCTCCTTTCTCTCTACCACCATACAACCATTCACCCACTGAGATCTCTAGAATTCTGTGTAATTCATTTTAAGGACACTTTAAGAGAATGATAAAAATACTAGGCTACTCATTCATCTAGGCAAAGAAAACGTGCATTTTCTCTGCTCATAAATCATTCTTATTTTCAGTGGCAAGGCAAGGCAATAGAGACAGACTCTGGACTGCCAATTATCTAAGATCTTTAGCACTTAGCTTCTAAAATACATGATGACCATAGCTCTTTTCCTCTTTGGTAAAGAAATTACTActttgggctgggtgcaatggttcacgcctgtaatcccagcactttgggaggccgaggcaggtgatcgcctgaggtcaggaatcggaaacgagcctgaccaacatggtgaaaccccgtctctactaaaaatacaaaaat from Piliocolobus tephrosceles isolate RC106 chromosome 2, ASM277652v3, whole genome shotgun sequence encodes:
- the DBR1 gene encoding lariat debranching enzyme isoform X2; amino-acid sequence: MRVAVAGCCHGELDKIYETLALAERRGPGPVDLLLCCGDFQAVRNEADLRCMAVPPKYRHMQTFYRYYSGEKKAPVLTLFIGGNHEASNHLQELPYGGWVAPNIYYLGHFECPPYNSSTIRSIYHVRNIEVYKLKQLKQPIDIFLSHDWPRSIYHYGNKKQLLKTKSFFRQEVENNTLGSPAASELLEHLKPTYWFSAHLHVKFAALMQHQAKDKGQTARATKFLALDKCLPHRDFLQILEIEHDPSAPDYLEYDIEWLTILRATDDLINVTGHLWNMPENNGLHARWDYSATEEGMKEMLEKWNHDLKVPCNFRVTAACYDPSKPQTQIQLIHRINPQTTEFCAQLGITDINVRLQKSKEEHHVCGEYEEQDDVESNDSGEDRSEYNTDTSALSSINPDEIMLDDEEEEDEDSIVSAHSDMNTPSVEPSDQASEFSASFSDVRILPGSMIVSSDDTVDSTVDREGKPGGTVESGNGEDLTKVPLKRLSDEHEPDQRKKIKRRNQAIYAAVDDDDDAA
- the DBR1 gene encoding lariat debranching enzyme isoform X1; translated protein: MRVAVAGCCHGELDKIYETLALAERRGPGPVDLLLCCGDFQAVRNEADLRCMAVPPKYRHMQTFYRYYSGEKKAPVLTLFIGGNHEASNHLQELPYGGWVAPNIYYLGLAGVVKYRGVRIGGISGIFKSHDYRKGHFECPPYNSSTIRSIYHVRNIEVYKLKQLKQPIDIFLSHDWPRSIYHYGNKKQLLKTKSFFRQEVENNTLGSPAASELLEHLKPTYWFSAHLHVKFAALMQHQAKDKGQTARATKFLALDKCLPHRDFLQILEIEHDPSAPDYLEYDIEWLTILRATDDLINVTGHLWNMPENNGLHARWDYSATEEGMKEMLEKWNHDLKVPCNFRVTAACYDPSKPQTQIQLIHRINPQTTEFCAQLGITDINVRLQKSKEEHHVCGEYEEQDDVESNDSGEDRSEYNTDTSALSSINPDEIMLDDEEEEDEDSIVSAHSDMNTPSVEPSDQASEFSASFSDVRILPGSMIVSSDDTVDSTVDREGKPGGTVESGNGEDLTKVPLKRLSDEHEPDQRKKIKRRNQAIYAAVDDDDDAA